The proteins below come from a single Procambarus clarkii isolate CNS0578487 chromosome 26, FALCON_Pclarkii_2.0, whole genome shotgun sequence genomic window:
- the LOC123757003 gene encoding uncharacterized protein, giving the protein MLSAVFLVVSVSTLATCVPYYHRDPYYNLHPLYYQHPYFNPYPDYPYYHHAGLRAPLPAVSPLPAVPSLPAVPSLPAVPSLPALSSLPALSPLSALSSLPALSPLPALSSLPFASHLPFVSPLPAVSPLPAVSPLPAVSPLLTVSPLSALSPLPALSPLPALSPLPAVSPLPALSPLPAVSPLPALSRQAVGVNYGSRMYQDTPYSFGPSRSSELEWNIQDYDDEVPGFRFY; this is encoded by the exons ATG CTGAGTGCAGTGTTCCTGGTAGTCAGTGTCTCCACACTGGCAACTTGTGTTCCATATTATCATCGGGACCCATATTACAATCTACATCCTCTCTACTATCAACACCCGTACTTCAACCCATACCCGGACTACCCTTACTACCACCATGCTG GGTTGCGAGCTCCCCTGCCAGCCGTGTCTCCCCTGCCAGCCGTGCCTTCCCTGCCAGCCGTGCCTTCCCTGCCAGCCGTGCCTTCCCTACCAGCCCTGTCTTCCCTACCAGCCCTGTCTCCCCTGTCAGCCCTGTCTTCCCTACCAGCCCTGTCTCCCCTGCCAGCCCTTTCTTCCCTGCCATTTGCGTCTCACCTGCCATTTGTGTCTCCCCTGCCAGCGGTGTCTCCCCTGCCAGCCGTGTCTCCCCTGCCAGCCGTGTCTCCCCTGCTAACCGTGTCTCCCCTGTCAGCCCTGTCTCCCCTGCCAGCCCTGTCTCCCCTGCCAGCCCTGTCTCCCCTGCCAGCCGTGTCTCCCTTGCCAGCCCTGTCTCCCCTGCCAGCCGTGTCTCCCCTGCCAGCCCTGTCTCGCCAGGCGGTCGGTGTAAACTACGGCAGCAGGATGTATCAAGACACTCCATATTCATTTGGACCAAGTAGAAGTTCCG AACTAGAATGGAATATTCAAGATTACGACGATGAAGTCCCAGGCTTTAGGTTTTATTGA